A part of Oncorhynchus gorbuscha isolate QuinsamMale2020 ecotype Even-year linkage group LG09, OgorEven_v1.0, whole genome shotgun sequence genomic DNA contains:
- the LOC124044272 gene encoding putative nuclease HARBI1 codes for MKAQNCVFLSALTMACPFVRDVVDEEALVLRRAFRRERVFGDRLDPLAFPDDHLYERYRFSADGIRYLCRLLGPRIKHRTARSHALSVEQMVCVALRFFASGVFLYSVGDAEQLNKATICRTIRSVCLAIKALADVFISFPGHRRLCDIKEEFYRIAGFPNVIGAVDCTHIRIKAPSGAHEADFVNRKSFHSINVQMVCNADCVISNVVAKWPGSVHDSRIFRASEIYQCL; via the exons ATGAAGGCCCAAAATTGTGTGTTCCTTTCTGCTCTGACAATGGCATGCCCATTCGTGCGAGATGTGGTGGATGAAGAAGCACTTGTGCTGAGGAGAGCCTTCAGGCGAGAAAGGGTCTTCGGGGACCGGTTGGACCCACTGGCCTTCCCTGACGACCATCTATATGAAAGATACAGGTTTTCTGCAGATGGCATCAGGTATCTATGCAGACTACTGGGTCCCAGGATTAAGCACCGCACTGCACGGAGCCATGCACTGAGTGTGGAGCAAATGGTTTGTGTGGCCTTGCGCTTTTTTGCTAGTGGAGTCTTCCTGTACTCAGTGGGGGATGCAGAACAGCTGAACAAGGCCACAATTTGCCGCACAATAAGGAGTGTGTGTCTGGCTATCAAAGCATTAGCAGATGTCTTCATCTCCTTCCCTGGCCACAGAAGACTCTGTGACATCAAAGAGGAGTTCTATAGGATTGCAG GTTTCCCCAATGTCATTGGTGCAGTGGACTGCACACACATAAGGATAAAAGCCCCCTCAGGTGCCCATGAGGCCGATTTTGTGAATAGgaaatcctttcacagcattaatgTTCAG ATGGTCTGCAATGCTGACTGTGTGATcagcaatgttgtggcaaaatggcctggCTCAGTCCATGACTCCAGAATCTTTCGGGCCTCTGAAATCTATCAGTGCCTCTGA